From a single Marinobacter sp. ANT_B65 genomic region:
- a CDS encoding YebC/PmpR family DNA-binding transcriptional regulator — protein MGRAYQNRKESMAKTAAAKTKVYSKYGREIYMSAKSGGTDTDGNLSLRGLIERAKKDQVPSHVIEKAIEKARGGATEDYSPARYEGYGPGNCMVIVDCLTDNPNRTFGDVRLAFTKTKSKIGTPGTVAHMFDHSAIFVFKGEDEDAVLEALMEADVDVTDIENEDGQITVFTPNTEYAKARQALTDAFADIDFEVDEIQFLPKTTTPVEGDDIPMFEKFCDMLNELDDVQNIFHNAELPEQ, from the coding sequence ATGGGCAGAGCCTACCAGAACCGCAAAGAATCCATGGCCAAGACGGCCGCAGCCAAAACCAAGGTCTACAGCAAGTACGGGCGCGAAATCTATATGAGCGCCAAGTCCGGCGGAACAGACACTGATGGCAACCTGTCACTGAGAGGCCTGATTGAACGCGCCAAAAAAGATCAGGTACCCTCTCACGTTATCGAAAAAGCCATAGAAAAAGCCCGTGGCGGCGCCACCGAGGACTATTCACCCGCCCGTTACGAAGGCTACGGCCCTGGCAACTGCATGGTGATCGTGGACTGTCTGACCGATAACCCCAACCGTACTTTCGGTGATGTCCGTCTGGCCTTCACCAAGACCAAGAGCAAAATCGGCACGCCAGGTACCGTTGCACACATGTTTGATCACAGTGCAATTTTTGTGTTCAAAGGTGAAGACGAAGACGCCGTACTTGAAGCCCTGATGGAAGCCGATGTCGATGTGACTGACATCGAAAACGAAGACGGCCAGATCACGGTATTTACGCCAAACACAGAATACGCCAAAGCTCGCCAGGCATTGACAGACGCCTTTGCCGACATTGACTTCGAAGTGGACGAAATCCAGTTCCTGCCTAAAACCACAACTCCTGTGGAAGGCGATGACATCCCCATGTTCGAGAAATTTTGCGACATGCTGAACGAGCTGGACGACGTGCAGAACATCTTCCACAACGCGGAATTGCCAGAGCAGTGA
- a CDS encoding glutamine amidotransferase yields MSKQNPGVVILKTGSTYPGIKKQFGDFDEWFVRGLSKALDLTVVNAEAGELPGDPAAWDGIVITGSPAMVSDREPWSEKAAEWLAQAVDKAVPLLGVCYGHQLLAHALGGDVGYHPSGRESGTKRVELLASAQNDPLFRGMPDSFRAHLTHKQSVLRLPPSATLLGRNEFEPHQAFRVGKCAWGVQFHPEFSEGIMRAYLGVQAPELELEGFDSQAMIDAVTGAPEASGLLERFSAFVTENKSG; encoded by the coding sequence GTGAGCAAGCAAAATCCTGGAGTGGTGATCCTTAAAACCGGCAGCACTTATCCCGGCATCAAAAAGCAGTTCGGTGATTTCGACGAATGGTTCGTACGCGGGCTGTCAAAGGCGCTGGACCTTACCGTGGTCAATGCCGAAGCCGGAGAGCTCCCGGGAGACCCTGCTGCCTGGGATGGCATTGTCATAACGGGCTCCCCCGCCATGGTCAGCGATCGTGAGCCCTGGAGCGAAAAAGCCGCAGAATGGCTGGCGCAGGCTGTGGACAAAGCCGTTCCTTTGCTCGGTGTATGTTACGGACACCAGCTCCTGGCGCACGCCTTGGGCGGCGATGTCGGCTATCACCCGAGCGGCCGGGAGAGTGGCACAAAGCGCGTTGAGCTGCTGGCCAGCGCCCAGAATGATCCGTTATTCCGTGGCATGCCAGACAGTTTCCGCGCGCATCTCACCCATAAACAGTCCGTATTGCGCCTGCCACCGAGTGCCACCCTGCTTGGCCGCAACGAATTTGAACCGCACCAGGCATTTCGGGTTGGCAAGTGTGCCTGGGGTGTGCAGTTCCATCCCGAATTTTCCGAAGGGATCATGAGAGCCTATCTGGGCGTGCAGGCACCGGAACTGGAACTCGAAGGGTTCGACTCGCAAGCCATGATCGACGCGGTTACCGGTGCCCCGGAGGCATCCGGGTTACTTGAGCGCTTTTCTGCTTTCGTTACAGAAAACAAATCAGGCTAG
- a CDS encoding phospholipase D family protein yields MTLKAVLAIIVLILAGVGFYHSHKALPPGISHNGDAFPLSNGKLLTDATYHHRDGSETRDHEIFDEILHLIGQARSFILVDMFLFNSSRPEGVEHRHLSEQLTEALIRRKAEQPELEIVVISDPLNTLYGGSVSPWFQALREAGIPVTETNLLPLRDSNPAWSSIWRLCCQWFGNDPEAGWLPNALGTQPVTIRSYLALPNFKANHRKVLVADEGDNLRALVTSANPHDGSSRHSNTAISFTGPAVTDILKTEQAVLTMSGQASPGLDRLISEAGSNQTMPPRADGRIAVKTESAILDSALQMISGARSGSRLDLAFFYLSHRKIVTALLDAHERGANLRILLDANNEAFGHQKSGIPNRQVALELHKAGIPVRWCNTIGEQCHSKLLILRQPGSQTELLLGSANFTRRNLDDLNLETDVWISTPPDSAVAIKATDFFEQQWQSGPESDPVMSLPYEHWADDSTLRYWRYRLMEATGLSTF; encoded by the coding sequence ATGACTCTGAAGGCAGTACTCGCAATAATTGTTCTGATACTGGCTGGTGTGGGTTTTTATCACAGCCACAAAGCCCTGCCTCCCGGTATCAGTCACAACGGCGACGCATTCCCTCTGAGTAATGGGAAACTGCTGACAGATGCGACCTATCACCACAGGGATGGCTCTGAAACCCGCGATCATGAAATTTTCGATGAAATACTGCACCTTATCGGCCAGGCCAGATCCTTCATTCTGGTCGATATGTTCCTGTTCAATAGCAGCCGGCCCGAAGGCGTGGAACACAGGCATCTGTCAGAACAGCTTACCGAGGCACTGATCAGGCGAAAGGCTGAACAGCCTGAGCTGGAAATTGTAGTGATATCTGATCCGCTGAATACCCTTTACGGAGGCTCGGTTTCCCCGTGGTTTCAGGCGCTCCGCGAGGCAGGCATACCGGTAACAGAAACCAACCTGCTACCGCTACGGGACAGCAATCCAGCCTGGTCTTCAATATGGAGGCTCTGCTGCCAGTGGTTCGGCAATGACCCCGAAGCTGGCTGGCTGCCAAACGCATTGGGAACACAGCCGGTCACCATCCGCAGCTACCTTGCACTACCCAACTTCAAAGCCAATCATCGTAAAGTCCTGGTGGCCGACGAAGGTGACAACCTGCGCGCCCTCGTAACTTCGGCCAACCCCCACGATGGCAGCAGCCGGCACAGCAATACAGCAATCAGCTTCACCGGCCCGGCGGTAACCGACATTCTGAAAACCGAGCAGGCGGTTCTGACCATGTCGGGCCAGGCCAGCCCCGGGCTGGACAGACTGATCAGTGAGGCGGGCTCCAATCAGACAATGCCCCCGAGAGCTGACGGTCGGATTGCAGTAAAAACTGAATCCGCCATTCTGGATTCTGCCCTGCAGATGATTTCCGGAGCCCGGAGTGGAAGCCGACTGGACCTTGCTTTCTTCTACCTGTCGCACCGTAAGATTGTTACCGCCCTGCTCGACGCCCATGAACGTGGTGCCAACCTGCGCATACTTCTCGACGCCAACAATGAAGCCTTCGGCCACCAGAAAAGCGGCATTCCCAACCGCCAGGTTGCCCTGGAGCTACATAAAGCCGGCATTCCTGTCCGCTGGTGCAATACTATTGGAGAGCAATGCCACAGCAAGCTGCTGATCCTGCGTCAGCCGGGTAGCCAGACCGAGCTGCTCCTGGGATCAGCCAACTTTACCCGGCGCAATCTTGATGATCTGAACCTGGAAACCGATGTCTGGATCTCCACCCCGCCGGATTCTGCTGTAGCCATAAAGGCTACTGACTTTTTCGAACAGCAGTGGCAGTCCGGACCCGAAAGCGACCCGGTCATGAGCCTCCCCTATGAACACTGGGCCGACGATTCGACCCTGCGTTACTGGCGTTATCGCCTGATGGAAGCAACCGGGCTTTCAACATTCTGA
- a CDS encoding short-chain fatty acid transporter, with protein MLDRAARPMVKLVDKYLPDPYIFVLILSLFAFIAAMVFEGHSPMAVIEMWGNGFWSLLTFSMQMLLVLVTGFMLASTPFVRGILNRVAALASTPGQAIVLVTFVALIASWINWGFGLVVGALFAKALARQIRVHYPLLIASAYSGFIVWHGGLAGSIPLVIATDGHFTADVIGVIGTGETIFAFFNLAIIVALFIVVPLVNRMMLPSEEDSIYVDPAILDDEPDTSVSINRPADHLENSRTLAWLVGFSGLAFIFQYFMEGGGLNLNIVNFMFLFLAIILHQTPKRLLGSLQEAVKGGSGIVIQFPFYAGIMGVMTASGLAASISSGFVSIATAESLPFWSFISAGLVNIFVPSGGGQWAVQAPVMLPAAQELGASIPRVAMAVAWGDAWTNLLQPFWALPVLAIAGLKAKDIMGYCLMLLIITGVIISVGLTWL; from the coding sequence ATGCTAGACAGAGCTGCCCGGCCCATGGTCAAACTGGTCGACAAGTACCTGCCGGATCCCTATATTTTTGTGCTGATTCTATCGCTCTTCGCTTTCATCGCCGCCATGGTGTTTGAAGGTCACAGCCCAATGGCTGTGATCGAAATGTGGGGGAATGGTTTCTGGAGTCTTCTGACCTTCTCGATGCAGATGCTACTTGTTCTGGTCACCGGATTCATGTTGGCCAGCACGCCGTTCGTACGGGGAATACTGAACCGGGTTGCTGCGCTTGCAAGCACACCGGGCCAGGCCATTGTACTGGTTACCTTCGTTGCACTTATCGCGAGCTGGATTAACTGGGGATTTGGCCTGGTCGTCGGCGCTCTCTTCGCCAAAGCTCTCGCCAGACAAATCAGGGTTCATTACCCATTGCTGATTGCCAGCGCTTACTCCGGCTTTATCGTATGGCATGGAGGGCTTGCCGGCTCAATCCCCCTGGTTATCGCAACAGACGGGCACTTTACCGCAGACGTAATCGGCGTTATCGGTACCGGTGAAACCATTTTTGCGTTTTTCAACCTTGCGATCATTGTGGCGCTGTTTATTGTTGTTCCTTTGGTTAATCGCATGATGCTGCCCTCAGAAGAAGACAGCATCTATGTAGACCCTGCAATACTTGATGACGAGCCTGACACCAGCGTTTCTATCAACCGTCCTGCTGACCATCTCGAAAACAGCAGAACCCTGGCCTGGCTTGTTGGTTTCAGCGGTCTGGCATTTATTTTTCAGTATTTTATGGAAGGCGGCGGTCTGAACCTTAACATTGTGAATTTCATGTTCCTGTTTCTGGCGATCATTCTTCACCAGACACCTAAAAGACTTCTCGGCAGCCTGCAGGAAGCGGTCAAAGGTGGTTCCGGTATTGTCATTCAGTTCCCCTTCTATGCCGGGATCATGGGCGTGATGACAGCATCAGGCCTTGCAGCCAGTATTTCATCTGGTTTTGTATCCATAGCAACAGCAGAAAGCCTGCCTTTCTGGAGCTTTATCAGCGCAGGCCTGGTGAATATTTTTGTGCCATCTGGTGGCGGCCAGTGGGCAGTGCAGGCTCCGGTTATGTTACCGGCAGCTCAGGAACTTGGCGCCAGCATTCCACGAGTGGCCATGGCCGTTGCCTGGGGAGATGCGTGGACCAATCTGCTCCAACCCTTCTGGGCATTGCCGGTACTCGCTATTGCAGGGCTCAAAGCCAAAGACATTATGGGGTACTGCCTTATGCTCCTGATAATCACGGGCGTGATCATCAGCGTGGGCCTTACCTGGCTATAA
- a CDS encoding class I SAM-dependent methyltransferase, producing the protein MERAQESLVCAGSACSVCRGGPLAGFRVVGGREYLRCPHCEATIMAQASWLGPDEERAVYGLHHNEPGDPGYRAFLNKLALPLLDLIESGSSGLDFGCGPGPALAEMLREAGMDVTLYDPFFYPSQAALGRQYDFITCTEVVEHLHSPEKVFSQLDGLLKPGAWLGIMTCFQTCDDRFDNWHYRRDPTHVVFYREVTLALLGKRLGWTMSVPRKDVVIFRKPL; encoded by the coding sequence ATGGAAAGAGCACAGGAGAGCTTGGTCTGTGCCGGATCTGCCTGCTCTGTATGCAGGGGAGGCCCGCTGGCCGGCTTTCGTGTGGTGGGCGGGCGTGAATATCTGCGTTGCCCGCACTGTGAAGCAACGATCATGGCTCAGGCAAGCTGGCTTGGACCGGATGAGGAGCGAGCGGTTTATGGCCTTCATCATAATGAACCGGGCGACCCCGGGTACCGGGCGTTTCTCAACAAGCTTGCCTTGCCTTTGCTTGATCTCATTGAGTCCGGTAGTTCAGGGCTCGATTTTGGTTGTGGGCCAGGCCCTGCACTGGCAGAGATGCTGCGAGAAGCAGGGATGGATGTGACGCTTTATGACCCCTTTTTCTATCCGTCTCAGGCCGCGCTGGGTCGCCAGTACGATTTCATTACCTGTACAGAGGTGGTGGAACACCTGCACAGCCCTGAAAAAGTGTTCAGCCAACTGGATGGTTTATTAAAGCCTGGGGCCTGGCTCGGTATAATGACGTGCTTTCAGACCTGTGATGACCGGTTTGATAACTGGCACTACCGGAGAGATCCTACTCATGTGGTGTTTTATCGTGAGGTGACACTGGCTCTTTTGGGTAAACGCCTGGGTTGGACTATGTCGGTGCCACGAAAGGATGTGGTGATTTTCCGAAAGCCCTTATGA
- the rluF gene encoding 23S rRNA pseudouridine(2604) synthase RluF, which yields MTSNHSTRLNKYISESGMCSRREADRYIEQGNVFINGKRAAVGDQVLPTDTVRVNGQIIEPRAEEDLVFIALNKPVGIVSTTDDAEKYNIQRFVGHSERIFPIGRLDKDSQGLIFMTSNGDLVNKILRAGNNHEKEYVVTVDKPITRSFIQGMAGGVPILGTMTKKCKVVQESRFVFRITLVQGLNRQIRRMSEYFGYEVTRLERVRIMNINLKGLATGQWRDLTEKELAVLFDAVRDSSSEGVPKEPSATKKKASSKPKRPPKPQGTGLRAGTKTGPGTSGARPAAGKKTKPSKRPKAGKPRQRSVKR from the coding sequence ATGACCAGCAATCACTCCACCCGCCTCAACAAATACATCAGCGAAAGCGGCATGTGCTCTCGCCGGGAAGCCGACCGATACATTGAACAGGGCAATGTCTTTATAAATGGCAAGCGAGCTGCTGTTGGCGACCAGGTACTGCCCACTGATACGGTCAGGGTAAACGGCCAGATTATTGAGCCCCGCGCCGAAGAAGATCTGGTGTTCATCGCCCTGAACAAGCCTGTTGGTATAGTCAGCACTACAGATGATGCGGAAAAATACAACATCCAGCGTTTTGTTGGCCACAGTGAGCGCATTTTCCCTATCGGGCGACTGGACAAGGATTCGCAAGGGCTGATTTTTATGACCAGCAATGGCGACCTGGTCAACAAAATTCTGCGTGCCGGCAACAACCATGAAAAAGAATATGTAGTAACCGTCGACAAACCCATCACCAGATCATTTATTCAGGGAATGGCAGGAGGGGTACCCATCCTCGGCACCATGACCAAAAAGTGCAAGGTAGTGCAGGAGAGCCGTTTTGTATTTCGCATAACTCTGGTGCAGGGGCTGAACCGCCAGATCCGCAGAATGAGTGAATATTTCGGATATGAAGTAACCCGGCTTGAACGCGTCCGTATTATGAACATCAACCTGAAAGGCCTGGCCACAGGCCAATGGCGGGATCTTACGGAGAAGGAACTGGCGGTGCTGTTTGACGCGGTTCGTGATTCATCTTCCGAGGGAGTCCCGAAAGAACCCTCAGCTACAAAAAAGAAGGCTTCCAGCAAGCCCAAACGCCCACCAAAACCCCAGGGTACAGGGCTTAGAGCAGGAACCAAAACCGGCCCCGGAACATCTGGAGCCCGGCCCGCCGCAGGCAAAAAAACAAAGCCATCAAAGCGCCCAAAAGCTGGAAAACCAAGACAGCGCAGCGTTAAACGCTAG
- a CDS encoding DUF2007 domain-containing protein, with protein MQIAYKAGDITEAHIVAGLLNSHNIETYVGGHYLQGAMGEIGTTGFSNVHVEDEDLYQARQVIAEYEASDHAGLVEDREDDKPDWYARWFLLILAVLALVWLNF; from the coding sequence TTGCAAATTGCTTATAAGGCTGGAGACATCACTGAGGCGCATATCGTTGCGGGTCTGTTGAACTCCCACAATATTGAAACGTACGTAGGTGGTCATTACCTGCAGGGTGCGATGGGCGAAATTGGTACAACCGGTTTCAGTAATGTTCACGTCGAGGACGAGGATCTGTACCAGGCGCGACAGGTGATAGCAGAGTATGAGGCAAGTGACCATGCTGGGCTGGTTGAGGATCGCGAGGATGACAAACCGGATTGGTATGCACGCTGGTTTTTGTTGATCCTGGCTGTACTGGCGTTGGTCTGGCTCAATTTTTAA